The Pseudomonas azotoformans genome has a segment encoding these proteins:
- a CDS encoding ABC transporter permease, protein MSRYLIGRVGQALLVLWGAYSITYFILYLLPGDTLSLMLSASGMEADALSVEDLAKARAYYGLDKGVFEQYFDLLWGAVRGDFGQSLSLNRPVAELLVERLPQTLSLAGLAIVLSLLGGIGLAYLTAYIRWQPLKKALTRLPSLGFSVPVFWMGLLLIQVFAFGLGWFPATGSRGFESLVLPAVTLAIPSAAVYAQVLQRSFQGVWKESYITTAYAKGLSRGQVQARHGFKNAALPILTLIGLQVGNTVSGAVLVETIFARSGIGRLAQEAVLRQDIPVVLAIVAVSAAAFVLVNLLVDLLYPWFDPRISHTPKVS, encoded by the coding sequence ATGAGCCGCTACCTGATCGGTCGGGTCGGCCAGGCGCTGCTGGTGTTGTGGGGTGCCTATAGCATCACGTACTTCATTCTCTATCTGCTGCCGGGCGACACGCTGTCACTGATGCTCAGCGCCTCGGGCATGGAAGCCGACGCGCTGTCGGTAGAAGACCTGGCAAAGGCGCGGGCCTATTACGGTTTGGACAAGGGCGTATTCGAACAGTATTTCGACCTGCTGTGGGGCGCCGTTCGAGGTGACTTCGGGCAGTCGCTTTCGCTTAACCGCCCGGTCGCCGAGCTGCTGGTTGAACGCCTGCCGCAAACTTTGTCGTTGGCGGGCTTGGCTATCGTCTTGTCGTTGCTGGGCGGTATTGGACTGGCTTACCTGACCGCCTATATCCGCTGGCAACCGTTGAAGAAAGCGTTGACGCGCTTGCCGTCCCTGGGCTTTTCGGTGCCGGTGTTCTGGATGGGGCTATTGCTGATCCAGGTGTTTGCCTTTGGCCTGGGTTGGTTTCCCGCCACCGGCAGCCGAGGCTTCGAAAGCCTGGTGCTGCCGGCCGTCACCCTGGCCATTCCCAGCGCGGCGGTGTACGCCCAGGTACTGCAACGGAGCTTCCAGGGTGTCTGGAAAGAGTCCTACATCACCACCGCCTACGCCAAGGGCCTCAGCCGGGGTCAGGTGCAGGCGCGCCATGGGTTCAAGAACGCCGCGCTGCCGATCCTCACCCTGATCGGCTTGCAGGTCGGCAATACGGTGTCCGGCGCGGTGCTGGTGGAGACCATTTTTGCGCGATCCGGCATTGGTCGACTGGCCCAGGAGGCGGTGCTGCGCCAGGACATTCCGGTGGTACTGGCCATCGTCGCGGTGTCGGCTGCGGCCTTTGTATTGGTGAACCTGTTGGTCGACCTGCTTTACCCCTGGTTCGACCCGCGCATCTCCCACACGCCAAAGGTGTCTTAG